One stretch of Rhodoferax lithotrophicus DNA includes these proteins:
- a CDS encoding cation/acetate symporter, translating into MTRPSISRLLGLSLLSTPILSHAGPAVEAGTRQPINVTAIAMFFVFVLSTLFITYWAARRSKSASSFYTAGGGISGFQNGLAVAGDYMSAATLLGITSLVYVRGYDGFLYAISFFLGWPIMLFLMAERLRNLGKFTFADIVSYRLDPTRMRIMSAMGGLMVVFFYLIVQMVGAGELIQLLFGLEYNVAVIVVGVLMMVYVTFGGMIATTWVQIIKATLLLMGGTVVALLTMSHFDFNFGTLAQKAVAVHKAGAKIMSPGTLFADPVSTLSLSLGASFGLLGLPHILMRFFTVPNARAARASAFVASGFIGYFFLLICILGLGGIAIVGVDPQFFVDGQLGGKLLGGTNMVALHLAKATGGDLLLGFLSAVAFATILAVVSGLALAGAAAVSHDLYACVWRKGKTTDASEMRVSKIATLCIGVVAIGLGILFKGQNIAFLVALAFGIAASSNFPILLLSMYWRGLTTRGALAGGIAGLVSSVGLVILSPAVWKSVLGNPAAIFPYDHPALFSMPCAFLVAFVVSSLDQSARANAERHAFDAQFVRSQTGLGAAEASDH; encoded by the coding sequence ATGACTCGTCCATCCATTTCGAGATTATTGGGCTTGTCCCTGTTGTCCACGCCCATTTTGTCCCACGCTGGCCCGGCCGTTGAGGCTGGCACTCGCCAACCCATCAACGTGACGGCCATTGCCATGTTTTTTGTGTTCGTGTTGAGCACGCTGTTCATCACCTACTGGGCGGCGCGCCGTTCAAAATCAGCCAGTTCGTTCTACACCGCCGGAGGTGGTATTTCTGGCTTCCAGAATGGTCTGGCGGTGGCGGGTGACTACATGTCTGCCGCGACCCTGCTGGGCATTACCAGCCTGGTGTATGTGCGTGGCTACGATGGGTTTCTCTACGCCATCAGCTTTTTTCTGGGCTGGCCCATCATGCTGTTTCTGATGGCCGAACGCCTGCGCAACCTTGGAAAATTCACCTTTGCGGACATTGTTTCCTATCGGCTTGACCCCACCAGGATGCGCATCATGTCTGCAATGGGTGGCTTGATGGTGGTGTTTTTCTATTTGATTGTTCAGATGGTCGGTGCCGGTGAATTGATCCAACTGCTGTTTGGTCTGGAATACAACGTGGCCGTGATTGTGGTGGGCGTATTGATGATGGTGTACGTCACGTTTGGCGGCATGATTGCCACCACCTGGGTGCAAATCATCAAAGCCACGCTGCTACTGATGGGCGGCACCGTCGTGGCATTGCTCACCATGTCTCACTTTGACTTCAATTTTGGCACGCTGGCACAAAAGGCAGTGGCTGTGCACAAAGCCGGTGCCAAGATCATGAGCCCCGGAACCCTGTTTGCCGACCCTGTGTCGACCCTGTCGCTCTCGCTGGGTGCATCTTTTGGCTTGTTGGGCTTGCCGCATATTCTGATGCGCTTTTTTACCGTGCCCAATGCCCGTGCGGCACGTGCCAGCGCCTTTGTGGCCAGTGGCTTTATCGGCTATTTCTTCTTGCTGATCTGTATTCTGGGCTTGGGCGGCATCGCCATCGTCGGTGTTGATCCCCAGTTCTTTGTCGATGGTCAATTGGGCGGCAAACTGCTGGGCGGCACTAATATGGTGGCCTTGCACCTGGCCAAGGCTACCGGCGGCGACTTGTTGCTCGGCTTTTTGTCTGCTGTGGCTTTTGCGACCATTCTGGCCGTGGTGTCCGGGCTGGCCTTGGCGGGCGCTGCCGCCGTGTCACACGACCTTTATGCCTGTGTCTGGCGCAAAGGAAAAACCACCGATGCCTCTGAGATGCGCGTCTCCAAAATTGCCACCCTGTGTATTGGTGTGGTCGCCATTGGGCTGGGCATTCTCTTCAAGGGTCAAAACATTGCATTTTTGGTGGCTCTTGCGTTTGGCATCGCTGCTTCGTCGAACTTTCCGATCTTGCTGCTGTCCATGTACTGGCGCGGCTTGACCACGCGGGGTGCACTCGCTGGCGGTATTGCCGGGCTGGTGTCTTCGGTGGGGCTGGTGATCCTGTCACCAGCGGTATGGAAGTCGGTGCTGGGCAATCCGGCGGCCATCTTCCCCTATGACCACCCGGCGCTGTTCTCAATGCCCTGTGCGTTCCTGGTGGCCTTTGTGGTGTCCAGTCTGGATCAAAGCGCACGCGCCAACGCGGAGCGCCATGCATTTGATGCGCAGTTTGTTCGGTCGCAAACCGGTCTGGGTGCAGCGGAAGCCAGCGACCACTAA
- a CDS encoding PAS-domain containing protein, which produces MSIAPISDAASLKHRLESLQAGLDLIDQGFTLIDEKLQIVAWNQAFLDLLEFPPSMVYVGAPFESFMRFNAERGEYGQGDIEPLIRARMTMAQSFKPHVFERIRPSGTVLRIYGVPVPGHGFITLYSDVTEQHRQKRLIHDQTRQMEARVQERTLALSEINTELRQTLSDKEAMSRSLLQSEARMRLITDSIPALIAYFDRHRNYHYVNRGYRDWFGLDTSEPQHISAKEFLGADTYAQIKPNIGKALAGTPVTFEYDVHTVDSHTRGVRTTLIPEVGADGQVIGCFELTFDISAERHSHQLLAQAQKMEAVGQLTGGLAHDFNNILTVILGNLAALSEQTSIAPLIEEFVVPAIEAAQRGSELINGLLSFSRKQPLEPEVVDINTQLLHVERLVSRTLPSALTLDVQVAKPPLMVRMNPNQFQNAVLNLILNARDASDSKGLISVACSTVSLNPSNAFQWHLPTGNYVRVQVRDFGCGMDEVTRSRAFEPFFTTKPAGKGNGLGLSMVYGFVRQTAGAIDIDSALGQGTCFSLLLPAYEAVADLARPGAMPAPNSQGLCLLVEDDAGVRQLARRNLLDLGYSVVEAENGVEAQAILRGVSKINLLLSDIAMPGGVDGRDVARQALARGDIPKVLLMSGFAPETGASLPAPLLAKPFSKAQLAVALQRLERQ; this is translated from the coding sequence ATGTCCATTGCACCCATCAGCGATGCTGCCTCGCTCAAACACCGACTGGAATCGCTGCAGGCTGGACTTGACCTGATCGATCAGGGCTTCACGCTGATCGATGAGAAGCTGCAAATCGTGGCCTGGAATCAGGCCTTTCTCGATTTGCTTGAATTCCCGCCGTCCATGGTCTACGTGGGCGCGCCGTTTGAGAGTTTCATGCGCTTCAACGCCGAGCGTGGTGAGTACGGCCAAGGGGATATTGAGCCGCTGATTCGTGCCCGAATGACAATGGCGCAATCGTTCAAGCCGCATGTGTTCGAGCGCATCCGTCCCAGCGGTACCGTCTTGAGAATATATGGTGTTCCGGTCCCTGGTCATGGTTTCATCACGCTGTACTCTGATGTCACCGAGCAGCACCGGCAAAAGCGTCTGATCCACGACCAAACACGGCAGATGGAAGCACGGGTGCAGGAGCGGACCTTGGCCCTGAGCGAAATCAACACCGAGTTGCGCCAAACACTCAGCGACAAGGAAGCCATGTCGCGTTCGCTGCTCCAAAGCGAAGCCCGGATGCGCTTGATCACCGACTCGATTCCGGCGCTGATTGCGTATTTCGACCGGCATCGCAACTACCACTACGTGAATCGCGGCTACCGCGACTGGTTTGGACTGGACACAAGTGAGCCGCAACACATCAGCGCCAAAGAGTTTCTTGGTGCCGACACCTACGCGCAGATCAAGCCCAACATCGGCAAAGCACTGGCTGGCACACCTGTGACTTTTGAATACGATGTCCATACGGTTGACAGCCATACCCGGGGGGTTCGCACGACCCTGATCCCCGAAGTGGGTGCTGATGGCCAGGTGATTGGGTGTTTTGAGCTGACCTTTGACATCAGCGCCGAGCGGCATTCGCACCAGTTGCTGGCACAGGCGCAGAAGATGGAGGCTGTGGGCCAACTGACTGGCGGCCTGGCACATGATTTCAACAATATCCTCACCGTCATCCTGGGCAACTTGGCGGCCTTGTCTGAGCAAACCAGCATTGCCCCGCTGATCGAGGAGTTTGTGGTGCCTGCCATCGAAGCGGCGCAACGTGGCTCAGAGCTCATCAATGGGTTACTCAGCTTTTCGCGCAAGCAGCCCCTGGAGCCCGAGGTGGTGGACATCAACACCCAGCTTCTGCATGTGGAGCGTCTGGTGTCGCGTACCTTGCCCAGCGCGCTGACTTTGGATGTTCAGGTTGCGAAACCCCCGCTGATGGTGCGGATGAACCCCAACCAGTTTCAAAACGCGGTGCTCAATCTGATCCTTAATGCTCGTGATGCCAGCGACTCAAAGGGCCTGATTTCAGTGGCTTGCAGCACAGTGTCATTGAACCCATCCAACGCCTTCCAGTGGCATTTGCCTACCGGTAACTATGTGCGTGTACAGGTTCGCGACTTTGGTTGTGGCATGGATGAAGTCACCCGGTCGCGTGCCTTCGAGCCATTTTTCACGACCAAGCCTGCAGGCAAAGGCAATGGCCTGGGTTTATCGATGGTTTATGGATTTGTGCGCCAGACGGCTGGCGCAATTGACATTGACAGCGCGCTGGGGCAGGGCACCTGCTTTAGCCTGTTGTTGCCGGCCTATGAAGCGGTTGCAGACTTGGCACGACCCGGCGCGATGCCTGCGCCAAACAGCCAGGGGCTTTGCTTGCTGGTCGAGGACGACGCAGGTGTCAGGCAGCTGGCTAGGCGCAACTTGCTGGATCTGGGGTATTCGGTTGTAGAAGCTGAAAACGGTGTCGAGGCACAAGCTATATTGCGGGGTGTGTCAAAAATTAATTTGCTGCTGTCTGATATTGCCATGCCCGGGGGGGTGGATGGCCGCGACGTTGCGCGCCAGGCCTTGGCGCGCGGGGACATTCCCAAAGTTTTGTTGATGAGCGGATTCGCCCCTGAAACCGGTGCGTCACTGCCAGCACCCCTGTTGGCCAAGCCGTTTTCCAAGGCACAGCTGGCTGTGGCCTTGCAGCGCTTGGAGCGTCAATGA
- a CDS encoding response regulator transcription factor, whose translation MSSPSPVAPSPLNALIYIVEDDSGVAQIMQRNLAEFGFHVEVFSTAATVIRRLKLERPDLCIVDLGLPDMDGIELMSHITRVSSCGLLVVTGRGQTIDRVMGLELGADDYVVKPFEPRELVARVRSVLRRRTASGSGSVNRPCRYASFLGWRLDCSANLLCSPDGQDNFLGTAEIHVLRVFLEHPYQILTREQLFGQRNISPLDRSIDVRISRLRRKLEVDPQQPKIIKTVYGSGYMLSAAVEWS comes from the coding sequence ATGAGCAGCCCTTCCCCAGTGGCACCCAGCCCGCTGAACGCACTGATCTACATAGTTGAGGACGACAGCGGTGTGGCGCAAATCATGCAACGCAACCTGGCCGAGTTCGGTTTTCATGTCGAAGTGTTCAGTACAGCCGCAACGGTCATTCGGCGCCTGAAATTGGAGCGACCCGATTTGTGCATTGTTGACTTGGGCTTGCCAGACATGGATGGTATCGAATTGATGTCCCATATCACGCGGGTGAGCTCCTGTGGTCTGCTGGTGGTGACAGGCCGGGGGCAAACCATTGACCGGGTCATGGGTCTGGAGTTGGGCGCTGACGACTATGTGGTGAAACCATTCGAGCCACGCGAGTTGGTGGCACGGGTGCGCAGCGTTTTGCGACGCCGCACCGCGTCAGGCAGCGGTAGCGTCAATCGGCCGTGCCGCTATGCCAGTTTTCTTGGCTGGCGGCTGGATTGCTCCGCCAATCTGCTGTGTTCTCCGGATGGACAAGACAATTTTCTGGGAACGGCAGAGATTCATGTGCTGCGCGTGTTCCTGGAGCATCCGTACCAAATCCTGACCCGTGAGCAGCTCTTTGGGCAACGCAATATCTCACCGCTGGACCGCAGTATCGACGTGCGGATTTCGCGCTTGCGCCGAAAACTGGAAGTTGATCCGCAGCAGCCCAAGATCATCAAAACCGTGTACGGGTCGGGCTATATGCTTTCGGCGGCTGTTGAGTGGTCCTAA
- a CDS encoding LysR substrate-binding domain-containing protein, with the protein MDIRHLKSFIVVAEELNIGRAALRLHISQPPLTRQIQQLEQELNVQLFVRTPRGVELTQAGNMFLSEARNIRHLMEQAVERTVRAGQGKLGRLDIGIFGTGIFSVIPELLHLFRVTHPGVRVVLHTMSKGEQIEALRQKRITIGFHRMPLLHPDIENSLIINEPLYLALNEEHPLNKQGTISFRELENHPLVLFPTGDRPNFVDKVIELCSGVGFMPDISQVVGDAVTGIALVSAGLGVTIVPKSVTTLRIPKVVYRLFENTFPAYVDLSCVHRKDDSSAILHAFLAVIEDFKTTWNEQYD; encoded by the coding sequence ATGGATATTCGGCATCTCAAATCCTTCATCGTGGTCGCCGAGGAGCTAAATATCGGACGCGCCGCGTTGCGTTTGCATATTTCGCAGCCACCACTGACGCGGCAGATTCAGCAACTGGAACAAGAACTCAATGTTCAGTTGTTTGTCCGCACGCCGCGCGGTGTAGAGCTGACGCAAGCAGGAAACATGTTTCTGTCGGAAGCCAGAAATATTCGGCATTTGATGGAACAAGCTGTAGAGCGCACTGTTCGCGCTGGTCAAGGTAAGCTTGGCCGACTTGACATCGGGATCTTTGGGACGGGTATTTTTAGTGTGATTCCCGAATTACTACATCTGTTCCGTGTCACTCATCCTGGTGTCAGAGTCGTTTTGCATACGATGTCCAAGGGTGAGCAAATTGAAGCATTGCGACAAAAACGGATAACGATCGGCTTTCATCGCATGCCACTCCTGCACCCAGACATTGAAAACTCATTGATCATCAACGAGCCTCTTTATTTGGCACTAAATGAAGAACACCCGTTGAACAAACAAGGAACCATTTCATTCCGGGAATTGGAAAATCATCCGCTAGTGTTGTTCCCAACGGGTGATCGCCCAAATTTCGTTGATAAAGTCATCGAACTCTGCAGTGGTGTGGGTTTCATGCCAGACATTTCCCAAGTTGTGGGTGATGCTGTCACGGGAATCGCACTGGTTTCTGCTGGCTTGGGAGTCACCATCGTCCCGAAGTCAGTGACAACTCTTAGGATTCCTAAGGTTGTCTATCGCCTTTTTGAAAATACGTTTCCTGCCTATGTGGACCTTAGTTGTGTCCATCGCAAAGATGATTCGTCCGCAATACTGCACGCATTCTTGGCGGTTATAGAAGATTTTAAAACGACCTGGAACGAACAGTACGATTAG
- a CDS encoding DUF1302 domain-containing protein produces MTRHLRNVIGMILGGIGAFGSAHAVGIETDNPDIKMSWDNTFKYSAGWRVADVDSKIADNSIGVQVNTNDGDLNFKKGAMISNRVDWLSEFDLRYKKNFGLRISGAAWYDEIYNRSNDNAGVMGGALVNSTSVPYNQFTDATRAIHGRKAEFQDAFVYGSFAPNDMNVNVKLGQFTQLYGESLFFGYNGIAGAQTPLDLARALSVPNSQFKEVAMPVQQLSTQVQINPGLTVGAYYQFEWKKNRLPGVGSYFSFADFTDAGGENILLGGPSVHRGEDMKASDSGQGGAQVKFKVGDTEYGLYVAQFHDKMPQFYVRPGVNPRGGTDIGDYVMVYGEKIKTYGASFSTLLGETNVAGELSFRTNQPLMAIGNTMILPGGTAFNGNDNPAYPVGDTLHLNLSAITVLGASPLWQGASFVGEFAYNQRMKITKNEAALDPMATESASAIQLVFQPEYFQVLPGLDLQVPIGLSYGISGRSSVAGVGSLMPSEGNGNISLGIKADYKKTWQAGLSYTHYFGNGGSVIKYNTPAPTLSYDNFHGDRDFISLSIQRTF; encoded by the coding sequence ATGACACGACATCTTCGTAATGTCATTGGGATGATTCTCGGTGGGATCGGGGCCTTTGGTTCAGCTCACGCAGTAGGGATTGAAACTGATAACCCGGACATCAAAATGTCTTGGGATAACACCTTTAAGTACAGTGCTGGCTGGCGCGTCGCGGATGTTGATAGCAAGATTGCGGACAACTCGATTGGAGTTCAGGTGAACACCAATGATGGCGATCTCAACTTTAAAAAGGGCGCGATGATTTCCAACCGTGTGGATTGGCTGTCTGAGTTTGATCTTCGCTATAAGAAAAACTTCGGCTTGCGCATCAGTGGTGCCGCGTGGTACGACGAAATCTACAACCGAAGCAATGACAACGCTGGTGTCATGGGGGGTGCGCTGGTTAATTCCACATCGGTGCCCTACAACCAGTTCACGGATGCCACGCGCGCTATACATGGCCGCAAGGCTGAATTCCAGGATGCTTTTGTCTACGGCAGTTTCGCGCCGAATGATATGAACGTGAATGTCAAGCTGGGGCAGTTTACCCAGCTTTATGGCGAAAGCCTTTTCTTCGGATACAACGGCATTGCGGGGGCGCAGACACCGCTTGATTTGGCGCGGGCACTTTCAGTGCCCAATTCTCAGTTCAAGGAGGTTGCGATGCCGGTGCAGCAATTGTCGACCCAGGTCCAGATCAATCCCGGGTTGACTGTCGGTGCGTACTACCAATTTGAGTGGAAGAAAAACCGTCTTCCGGGGGTGGGCAGCTACTTCAGTTTTGCTGATTTTACTGATGCGGGGGGTGAAAATATCTTGCTGGGGGGACCCTCGGTTCATCGTGGCGAGGATATGAAGGCCAGTGATTCCGGCCAGGGAGGTGCCCAAGTGAAATTCAAGGTCGGCGATACCGAGTACGGCCTCTATGTTGCTCAATTTCACGACAAGATGCCGCAGTTTTATGTACGTCCAGGCGTGAATCCCCGTGGGGGGACGGACATCGGCGACTACGTCATGGTCTATGGGGAAAAGATCAAAACTTACGGTGCCAGTTTCAGTACTCTGCTCGGTGAAACCAATGTGGCGGGCGAGCTTTCTTTTCGCACCAACCAACCCTTGATGGCCATTGGTAACACCATGATATTACCGGGCGGAACAGCCTTTAACGGTAATGACAACCCAGCCTATCCAGTGGGCGATACGCTGCACCTCAATCTGTCGGCGATCACTGTGTTGGGTGCTAGTCCGCTGTGGCAGGGGGCTAGTTTCGTCGGTGAATTTGCTTACAACCAGCGGATGAAGATTACCAAGAACGAAGCTGCACTTGATCCAATGGCGACCGAAAGTGCCAGCGCCATCCAGTTGGTGTTCCAGCCGGAGTATTTTCAAGTGTTGCCGGGACTAGACCTTCAGGTGCCGATAGGCCTGTCCTACGGCATCAGTGGTCGATCATCGGTGGCGGGTGTGGGCTCGCTGATGCCTTCAGAGGGCAATGGCAACATCAGCTTGGGTATTAAGGCGGATTACAAAAAGACTTGGCAAGCGGGCCTGAGCTACACCCATTACTTCGGGAATGGCGGTTCGGTAATCAAGTACAACACCCCCGCACCGACACTTTCTTACGACAACTTCCATGGCGACCGGGATTTCATTTCTCTGTCAATCCAGCGCACCTTCTAA
- a CDS encoding DUF1329 domain-containing protein: MKKTMLCATVVALMTGTTSNFAAVGADEAAKLKTTLTPFGGEKTANKDGSIPAWDGKTSVAATPKAGDIPTQVFASEKPVVQISAKNMTQYADKLSEGTQALLKKYPDTFRVDVYPTHRTAVAPQYVYDNTFKNATNCKTKAGGYSVEGCFGGIPFPIPKDGAEAIWNYLLRVEAESTEVSFKNIVGTSDGMRTLATQNDQANQYPFYYKDGSVEKWSGEYFLQRFSTVAPPFKAGESLVIRDGVDVATPRQTWQYLVGQRRVRRAPTVAYDTPDFVSSGANYFDEVMGIMGHPDRYQWKLVGKKEMYVPYNANALVTASEEDAFAKRHMNPDKLRWELHRVWEVEATVAAGKRHAVPKRRYYLDEDTWLLTLMDGYDPEGKLWRTTQVFPYVVPAIPAVVIKPVTVFDLQKGTMSMVQSLNGGSFKVLSKRKSENYFTGDAVAADASR, translated from the coding sequence ATGAAAAAAACCATGTTGTGCGCGACCGTTGTTGCGCTGATGACCGGTACCACCAGCAACTTTGCGGCGGTCGGTGCCGATGAGGCCGCCAAGTTGAAAACCACACTCACGCCTTTTGGTGGCGAAAAAACCGCCAACAAAGATGGCAGCATTCCGGCTTGGGACGGCAAGACAAGCGTGGCCGCCACGCCCAAGGCGGGCGACATTCCCACGCAGGTGTTTGCCAGCGAGAAGCCAGTGGTGCAGATTTCGGCCAAAAACATGACCCAGTACGCCGATAAGCTGAGCGAAGGTACCCAGGCGCTGCTGAAGAAGTACCCTGACACTTTCCGGGTCGATGTGTACCCAACGCACCGCACCGCTGTGGCACCCCAGTACGTGTACGACAACACGTTCAAAAATGCGACCAACTGCAAGACCAAGGCGGGTGGCTATTCGGTCGAGGGGTGCTTTGGCGGCATTCCATTCCCTATACCCAAGGATGGTGCCGAGGCGATCTGGAACTACCTGCTGCGTGTCGAGGCCGAGTCCACCGAGGTCTCGTTCAAGAACATTGTGGGTACTTCCGATGGCATGCGCACCCTGGCCACGCAAAACGACCAGGCCAACCAATACCCGTTCTATTACAAGGACGGTTCTGTGGAAAAGTGGAGCGGCGAGTATTTTCTGCAACGCTTTTCCACCGTTGCACCACCGTTCAAGGCGGGCGAGTCACTGGTGATTCGTGACGGTGTGGATGTGGCCACACCACGTCAGACCTGGCAGTACTTGGTTGGCCAGCGCCGGGTTCGCCGCGCCCCCACCGTGGCTTATGACACGCCTGACTTTGTGTCCTCCGGTGCCAATTACTTTGATGAAGTGATGGGCATCATGGGCCACCCGGACCGCTACCAGTGGAAGCTAGTGGGCAAGAAGGAAATGTATGTGCCCTACAACGCAAATGCCCTGGTCACCGCTTCTGAAGAAGATGCGTTTGCCAAGCGACACATGAATCCGGACAAGCTGCGCTGGGAGTTGCACCGTGTCTGGGAGGTTGAGGCCACCGTGGCCGCTGGCAAACGTCATGCCGTTCCCAAGCGTCGTTATTACCTTGACGAGGACACCTGGCTGCTGACGTTGATGGACGGCTACGACCCCGAGGGCAAGCTGTGGCGCACCACGCAAGTGTTCCCTTATGTGGTGCCCGCCATTCCGGCAGTGGTCATCAAACCCGTGACGGTGTTTGACCTGCAAAAGGGCACCATGAGTATGGTGCAGTCGCTTAATGGTGGCTCTTTCAAGGTGTTGTCAAAGCGCAAATCGGAAAACTACTTTACCGGTGACGCAGTGGCTGCCGACGCAAGCCGCTAA
- a CDS encoding WD40/YVTN/BNR-like repeat-containing protein, with protein MDARGLTRRWLAAAVFLGCASPLIGGAATASKAEVGGRMDVLDMPARLSERAKSAVLNAVAIAGQRVVAVGEAGIILLSDDNGQTWRQAKVVPTSVTLTNVRFATASTGWAVGHSGVVLKTTDSGENWARQLDGKQAAQIELAAADAAMQSNAEAGARRQRDAQRMVTEGADKPFLDVYFFDEQNGLVVGAYGLIFATRDGGKTWVSQLGLVDNPKSRHLYHFAVAGTELLLTGEQGALYRVSEAGQRFTAMSSPYAGTLFGALAVPGGNTLVFGLRGNAFVSPDQGTSWTKVDFVQPITLTAGTRLRDGRWVVADETGRVLVSRDGTQFVNPGVTKMNAATGVVEAADGSLVLSTQHGAVRVAASALNSEQKK; from the coding sequence ATGGACGCACGTGGTTTGACGCGGCGGTGGCTTGCTGCTGCCGTCTTTTTGGGCTGTGCCAGCCCGCTGATAGGTGGTGCCGCAACTGCCAGCAAAGCAGAGGTGGGCGGGCGCATGGATGTGCTGGACATGCCAGCCCGCCTGTCCGAGCGGGCCAAGTCGGCGGTATTGAATGCTGTGGCAATCGCTGGCCAGCGTGTGGTGGCTGTGGGTGAGGCGGGCATCATCCTGCTCAGTGACGACAACGGTCAGACTTGGCGCCAGGCCAAGGTGGTGCCAACCAGCGTCACCTTGACCAACGTCCGCTTTGCCACCGCCAGCACCGGCTGGGCCGTGGGCCACAGTGGCGTGGTGTTGAAAACCACAGACAGCGGCGAGAACTGGGCGCGTCAGTTGGATGGCAAGCAAGCGGCGCAAATTGAGCTGGCAGCTGCGGATGCGGCCATGCAAAGTAATGCGGAAGCCGGTGCAAGGCGCCAGCGCGATGCGCAACGCATGGTGACAGAGGGGGCAGACAAACCCTTTTTGGACGTTTATTTTTTTGACGAGCAAAACGGTCTGGTCGTCGGGGCTTATGGCCTGATTTTCGCTACTCGTGATGGTGGCAAAACCTGGGTGTCGCAGCTCGGTCTGGTGGACAACCCGAAGAGTCGGCATCTTTACCACTTTGCAGTCGCTGGCACTGAGCTTTTGCTGACTGGCGAACAAGGCGCGCTTTACCGGGTCAGCGAGGCTGGTCAGCGCTTCACCGCCATGTCAAGCCCTTATGCCGGCACCTTGTTTGGTGCGCTCGCGGTGCCCGGTGGCAACACCCTGGTCTTTGGACTGCGTGGCAATGCCTTTGTCTCACCAGACCAGGGCACCAGCTGGACTAAGGTGGACTTTGTCCAACCCATCACGCTGACGGCGGGTACCCGTCTGCGCGATGGCCGCTGGGTGGTGGCCGATGAAACCGGGCGCGTGCTGGTCAGTCGCGACGGTACGCAGTTTGTCAACCCTGGCGTGACAAAAATGAATGCAGCAACCGGCGTGGTGGAAGCTGCTGATGGATCACTGGTGCTGTCCACCCAGCACGGCGCGGTGCGTGTTGCAGCCAGCGCCCTGAATTCGGAGCAAAAGAAATGA